One segment of Phaeacidiphilus oryzae TH49 DNA contains the following:
- a CDS encoding cytochrome P450, translating into MTAVPDVFDPRRYARGLPLAEYRWLRDHRPVAWQPEYPVLGWPEGPGFWAVTRHADVVRVLKSPELFSSELGATQIRDPDPADLPFIRRMMLNQDPPGHGRLRRIVSGAFTPRRIERFAEGARSRARELLAGADREAHARPDGAVDLVHAVTDEYALVNLAELLGVPAADRGLLLRWTRQVIGYQDPDEAPEPPPLGPDGRPVNPRSPSALAEMFGYARALAEEKRARPADDLLTAVATELTGAELEMFFFLLVIAGNDTVRSAAPGALLALARHPAAWARLRDGRVPYAAAVEELLRVHPPVLSFRRTAAQDTELAGQRIRRGEKVVVFHASANHDERVFPAPEELRLDRAPVPHVSFGDGPHVCLGAHFARLQLRLLLAEAVRALPERLALGGEPRLLVSNFIHGVKSLPLRLA; encoded by the coding sequence GTGACCGCCGTCCCGGACGTCTTCGACCCCCGCCGGTACGCCCGCGGGCTGCCGCTGGCCGAGTACCGGTGGCTGCGCGACCACCGGCCGGTGGCCTGGCAGCCGGAGTACCCGGTGCTGGGCTGGCCGGAGGGCCCCGGCTTCTGGGCGGTGACCCGGCACGCGGACGTGGTGCGGGTGCTCAAAAGCCCCGAGCTGTTCTCCTCGGAGCTCGGCGCCACCCAGATCCGCGACCCCGACCCGGCCGACCTGCCGTTCATCCGCCGGATGATGCTCAATCAGGACCCGCCGGGGCACGGCCGGCTGCGCCGGATCGTCAGCGGGGCCTTCACCCCGCGCCGGATCGAGCGCTTCGCCGAGGGCGCCCGCTCCCGCGCGCGGGAGCTGCTGGCCGGCGCGGACCGGGAGGCGCACGCCCGGCCGGACGGCGCGGTCGATCTCGTCCACGCCGTCACGGACGAGTACGCCCTGGTCAACCTGGCCGAGCTGCTGGGCGTCCCGGCCGCCGACCGAGGACTGCTGCTCAGATGGACCCGGCAGGTGATCGGCTATCAGGACCCCGACGAGGCCCCCGAACCGCCCCCGCTCGGCCCCGACGGACGCCCCGTCAACCCGCGCTCCCCGTCCGCCCTGGCGGAGATGTTCGGATACGCCCGGGCGCTGGCCGAGGAGAAGCGGGCCCGGCCTGCGGACGACCTCCTCACCGCCGTCGCCACCGAGCTGACCGGCGCCGAGCTGGAGATGTTCTTCTTCCTGCTGGTGATCGCCGGCAACGACACGGTCCGCTCGGCCGCTCCCGGGGCGCTGCTGGCGCTCGCCCGGCACCCCGCGGCCTGGGCGCGGCTGCGCGACGGCCGGGTGCCGTATGCCGCCGCCGTCGAGGAGCTGCTGCGGGTGCACCCGCCGGTGCTGAGCTTCCGCCGGACGGCCGCCCAGGACACCGAACTCGCCGGGCAGCGGATCAGGCGCGGCGAGAAGGTCGTGGTCTTCCACGCCTCCGCCAACCACGACGAGCGGGTCTTCCCGGCCCCCGAGGAGCTGCGCCTGGACCGGGCGCCCGTCCCGCACGTCTCCTTCGGCGACGGCCCGCACGTCTGCCTGGGCGCCCACTTCGCCCGCCTCCAGCTGCGACTGCTGCTGGCGGAAGCGGTGCGGGCGCTCCCGGAGCGGCTCGCGCTCGGCGGCGAACCCCGGCTTCTGGTGTCCAACTTCATCCACGGCGTCAAGAGCCTCCCGCTGCGCCTGGCCTAG
- a CDS encoding glycerol-3-phosphate dehydrogenase/oxidase: MKPVALSPEARETALQAMDHASSGIELDVLVVGGGVVGAGCALDAVTRGLTVGLVEGQDWASGTSSRSSKLIHGGLRYLEMMDFRLVAEALQERGLLLQRIAPHLVHPVKFLYPLQHRVWERAYVTAGVTLYDTMGITSGTSRGLPHHTQLTKRHALREVPALRSDALVGAVQYYDAQVDDARFVLTLVRTAAAYGAHCANRTMVERFLRQGERVTGAVLRDVDSGRTFEVHAKQVVNATGVWTDDTQSMAGTRGQFHVRASKGVHLMVPRDRINSQSGLILRTEKSVLFVIPWGRHWLIGTTDTDWDLDKAHPAVSGQDIDYLLEHVNSVLATPLSKEDVEGVYAGLRPLLSGDAAETSKLSREHLVGHPVPGLVVIAGGKFTTYRVMAKDTIDEVVRVMDGPRPGPSVTRDVALVGADGYQALWNQRQALADEYGVHVARVEHLLNRYGSMVRAVLGLIREDRSLAEPLPGSDDYLSAEVVYAVTHEGARHLEDVLCRRTRARIESWDRGVAAAERTAELMGARLGWDEERRRTEIDYYGKSVAAEREAETEPDDKTADAARLGASPMGSPPLAGRES; encoded by the coding sequence GTGAAGCCCGTCGCACTGTCGCCGGAAGCCCGGGAGACCGCCCTGCAGGCCATGGACCACGCGAGTTCCGGGATCGAGCTCGACGTCCTGGTGGTGGGCGGCGGGGTGGTCGGCGCCGGCTGCGCGCTGGACGCGGTGACCCGCGGGCTCACCGTCGGCCTGGTGGAGGGCCAGGACTGGGCCAGCGGCACCTCCAGCCGCAGCAGCAAGCTGATCCACGGCGGCCTGCGCTACCTGGAGATGATGGACTTCCGGCTGGTCGCCGAGGCGCTTCAGGAACGCGGGCTGCTCCTCCAGCGGATCGCCCCGCACCTGGTCCACCCGGTCAAGTTCCTCTACCCGCTCCAGCACCGGGTCTGGGAGCGGGCCTATGTGACGGCCGGCGTCACCCTCTACGACACGATGGGGATCACCTCGGGTACCTCCCGCGGGCTGCCCCACCACACCCAGCTGACGAAGCGGCACGCCCTGCGCGAGGTGCCGGCGCTGCGCTCGGACGCGCTGGTCGGCGCGGTGCAGTACTACGACGCCCAGGTGGACGACGCCCGCTTCGTCCTCACCCTGGTGCGCACCGCGGCCGCTTACGGGGCGCACTGCGCCAACCGCACCATGGTGGAGCGCTTCCTCCGCCAGGGCGAGCGGGTCACCGGCGCGGTGCTGCGCGACGTCGACTCGGGCCGGACCTTCGAGGTGCACGCCAAGCAGGTGGTCAACGCGACCGGGGTGTGGACCGACGACACCCAGTCGATGGCCGGCACCCGCGGCCAGTTCCACGTCCGGGCCTCCAAGGGAGTCCACCTGATGGTGCCGCGGGACCGGATCAACTCCCAGTCCGGGCTGATCCTCCGCACCGAGAAGAGCGTCCTCTTCGTCATCCCCTGGGGCCGGCACTGGCTGATCGGCACCACCGACACCGACTGGGACCTGGACAAGGCGCATCCGGCGGTCAGCGGCCAGGACATCGACTACCTGCTGGAGCACGTCAACTCGGTGCTGGCGACGCCGCTCTCCAAGGAGGACGTCGAGGGCGTGTACGCGGGCCTGCGGCCGCTGCTCTCCGGCGACGCCGCGGAGACCAGCAAGCTCTCCCGGGAGCACCTGGTCGGCCACCCGGTGCCCGGTCTGGTGGTGATCGCCGGCGGCAAGTTCACCACCTACCGGGTGATGGCCAAGGACACCATCGACGAGGTGGTGCGGGTGATGGACGGCCCCCGCCCGGGCCCGTCGGTCACCCGGGACGTCGCCCTGGTCGGCGCCGACGGCTACCAGGCGCTGTGGAACCAGCGGCAGGCGCTGGCCGACGAGTACGGCGTCCACGTGGCCCGGGTCGAGCACCTCCTCAACCGCTACGGCTCGATGGTCCGGGCGGTCCTCGGCCTGATCCGCGAGGACCGCTCGCTGGCCGAGCCGCTGCCGGGCTCGGACGACTACCTCAGCGCCGAGGTGGTGTACGCGGTCACCCACGAGGGCGCCCGGCACCTGGAGGACGTGCTGTGCCGCCGCACCCGGGCCCGGATCGAGTCCTGGGACCGCGGGGTGGCCGCGGCGGAGCGGACCGCCGAACTGATGGGCGCCCGGCTCGGCTGGGACGAGGAGCGGCGGCGGACCGAGATCGACTACTACGGCAAGTCCGTCGCGGCGGAGCGCGAGGCGGAGACCGAACCGGACGACAAGACCGCGGACGCGGCCCGGCTGGGCGCCTCCCCGATGGGCTCCCCGCCGCTCGCCGGACGGGAGTCCTGA
- a CDS encoding MIP/aquaporin family protein — translation MASPAKPAGRPALNPLLGELVAEFLGTMILILIGCGVVAQVVAAGIGGHDSIAWAWGLGVTFGVYVAGRLSGAHLNPAVTVTLAAFRGFPWRKVLPYSLAQFAGAFCAALLVRWNYTEVLAKADPGHTLKTQIVFSTLPGNGTLPISEWGALRDQIIGTSILLFVIMALTDLLNTPPLANMGGFVIGLLIVAIGFAWGTDDGYAINPARDFGPRLASFLTGYGGAWRDQYGDLFFWVPIVGPLIGGVVGGAFYRYLVQPFVVQKDALEVAARELEEG, via the coding sequence ATGGCGTCTCCCGCGAAACCGGCCGGTCGGCCGGCACTCAATCCCCTGCTCGGCGAGCTGGTCGCCGAGTTCCTCGGCACGATGATCCTGATCCTGATCGGCTGCGGGGTGGTGGCCCAGGTGGTCGCCGCCGGCATCGGCGGCCACGACTCCATCGCCTGGGCCTGGGGCCTCGGCGTGACGTTCGGCGTCTACGTCGCCGGACGGCTCTCCGGGGCCCACCTCAACCCCGCCGTCACCGTCACCCTGGCCGCCTTCCGCGGCTTCCCCTGGCGGAAGGTGCTGCCGTACTCGCTGGCCCAGTTCGCCGGCGCGTTCTGCGCGGCGCTGCTGGTGCGCTGGAACTACACCGAGGTGCTGGCCAAGGCCGATCCCGGGCACACCCTGAAGACCCAGATCGTCTTCTCCACCCTCCCCGGCAACGGCACCCTGCCGATCAGCGAGTGGGGGGCGCTGCGCGACCAGATCATCGGCACCTCGATCCTCCTCTTCGTCATCATGGCGCTCACCGACCTCCTCAACACCCCGCCGCTGGCCAACATGGGCGGCTTCGTGATCGGCCTGCTGATCGTGGCGATCGGCTTCGCCTGGGGCACCGACGACGGCTACGCCATCAACCCGGCCCGCGACTTCGGGCCCCGCCTGGCCTCCTTCCTCACCGGCTACGGCGGGGCATGGCGGGACCAGTACGGAGACCTGTTCTTCTGGGTGCCGATCGTCGGGCCGCTGATCGGCGGCGTGGTCGGCGGCGCCTTCTACCGCTATCTGGTGCAGCCGTTCGTCGTCCAGAAGGACGCCCTGGAAGTGGCCGCCCGCGAACTCGAGGAAGGGTGA
- the glpK gene encoding glycerol kinase GlpK, whose product MADFVAAIDQGTSSSRFMVFDHGGNVVGMQQLEHAQIMPKAGWVEHNPVEIWERTRSVIATGLNSTNLNASDLAALGITNQRETTVVWNRRTARPYYNAIVWQDTRTDRIANELIASGKGETIQRKTGLIPSPYFAGGKLKWLLDNVQGLREDAEKGDALFGTIDTWVLWNLTGGPRGGAHVTDVTNASRTMLMDLRTLAWDDELLGFLDVPRRMLPEIRPSSDPEGYGTHPEASPLAGVPLTGDLGDQQAATVGQVCFDVGEAKNTYGTGNFMLLNTGTEPVVSEHGLLTTVAYKFGDQPAVYALEGSIAVTGSAVQWLRDQLHIIKAAPDSEALARSVEDTAGMYFVPAFSGLFAPYWRSDARGAMVGMARFHNSGHVARATLEAICYQSRDVIEAMAQDSGVELSVLKVDGGVTANELCMQTQADVLGVPVSRPTVAETTALGAAYAAGLATGFWRDTDELRANWNESKRWQPQWVEQKREKGYADWKRAVERTLGWIESED is encoded by the coding sequence ATGGCTGATTTCGTCGCCGCCATCGACCAGGGCACCAGCAGCTCCCGCTTCATGGTCTTCGACCACGGCGGGAACGTGGTCGGCATGCAGCAGCTGGAGCACGCGCAGATCATGCCGAAGGCCGGCTGGGTGGAGCACAACCCGGTGGAGATCTGGGAGCGCACCCGCTCCGTCATCGCCACCGGCCTCAACTCGACCAACCTCAACGCCTCCGACCTGGCCGCGCTGGGCATCACCAACCAGCGCGAGACCACCGTGGTCTGGAACCGGCGCACCGCCCGCCCGTACTACAACGCCATCGTGTGGCAGGACACCCGCACCGACCGGATCGCCAACGAGCTGATCGCCTCCGGCAAGGGCGAGACCATCCAGCGCAAGACCGGGCTGATCCCGTCCCCGTACTTCGCCGGCGGCAAGCTCAAGTGGCTGCTGGACAACGTGCAGGGGCTGCGCGAGGACGCCGAGAAGGGCGACGCCCTCTTCGGCACCATCGACACCTGGGTGCTGTGGAACCTCACCGGCGGGCCGCGCGGCGGCGCCCACGTCACCGACGTCACCAACGCCTCCCGCACGATGCTGATGGACCTGCGCACCCTCGCCTGGGACGACGAGCTGCTCGGCTTCCTCGACGTGCCGCGGCGGATGCTGCCGGAGATCCGGCCGTCCTCCGACCCCGAGGGCTACGGCACCCACCCGGAGGCCTCCCCGCTGGCCGGGGTGCCGCTCACCGGCGACCTCGGCGACCAGCAGGCGGCCACCGTCGGCCAGGTCTGCTTCGACGTCGGCGAGGCCAAGAACACCTACGGCACCGGCAACTTCATGCTCCTCAACACCGGCACCGAGCCGGTGGTCTCGGAGCACGGGCTGCTCACCACCGTGGCGTACAAGTTCGGCGACCAGCCGGCGGTGTACGCGCTGGAGGGCTCCATCGCGGTCACCGGCTCCGCGGTGCAGTGGCTGCGCGACCAGCTGCACATCATCAAGGCCGCGCCGGACAGCGAGGCGCTGGCCCGCTCGGTGGAGGACACCGCGGGGATGTACTTCGTCCCGGCCTTCTCCGGGCTCTTCGCCCCGTACTGGCGCAGTGACGCCCGCGGGGCGATGGTCGGGATGGCCCGCTTCCACAACAGCGGCCATGTGGCCAGGGCGACGCTGGAGGCGATCTGCTACCAGAGCCGGGACGTCATCGAGGCGATGGCGCAGGACTCCGGGGTGGAGCTGAGCGTCCTCAAGGTGGACGGCGGGGTCACCGCCAACGAGCTGTGCATGCAGACCCAGGCGGACGTGCTGGGCGTCCCGGTCAGCAGGCCGACGGTGGCCGAGACCACCGCGCTGGGCGCGGCCTACGCGGCCGGCCTGGCCACCGGTTTCTGGCGGGACACCGACGAGCTGCGGGCCAACTGGAACGAGTCCAAGCGGTGGCAGCCGCAGTGGGTCGAGCAGAAGCGGGAGAAGGGCTACGCCGACTGGAAGCGGGCGGTGGAGCGCACCCTGGGCTGGATCGAGTCCGAGGACTGA
- a CDS encoding pyridoxamine 5'-phosphate oxidase family protein: MSTESTDLPDEIREALAAHNTLTLAYCDGNGGPQACAVFYAWEQEPDLSPRLVFLTSRRTRHGQALAAGGGEAAVAFTAQADGQHWETITGLQGRGRCRLLDGDAWENARILYTSRFPFVGAEGNLAQALASVDLWEITVDWLRLIDNGKGFAHKEEWPG, from the coding sequence ATGAGTACCGAGTCCACGGATCTCCCGGACGAGATCCGGGAGGCGCTGGCCGCGCACAACACACTGACCCTGGCGTACTGCGACGGGAACGGGGGTCCGCAGGCCTGCGCGGTGTTCTACGCGTGGGAGCAGGAGCCGGACCTCAGCCCGCGGCTGGTGTTCCTGACCTCGCGCCGGACCCGGCACGGGCAGGCGCTCGCGGCCGGCGGCGGCGAGGCGGCGGTGGCGTTCACCGCGCAGGCGGACGGGCAGCACTGGGAGACCATCACCGGCCTCCAGGGCCGCGGCCGCTGCCGGCTGCTGGACGGGGACGCGTGGGAGAACGCCCGGATCCTCTACACCTCGCGCTTCCCCTTCGTGGGCGCCGAGGGGAACCTGGCGCAGGCGCTGGCCAGCGTGGACCTGTGGGAGATCACCGTGGACTGGCTGCGGCTGATCGACAACGGCAAGGGGTTCGCCCACAAGGAGGAGTGGCCGGGCTGA
- a CDS encoding molybdopterin cofactor-binding domain-containing protein, with product MSGGGHRRKPTSRRRFIGYLLAGPTLVAAAPAAVAATDRASSAADSGAGSGLPSTPEPAELYDLNDLLTDAALPTANLITVEIHQDGTASFALPRAEVGQGITTSTAMIIAEELDLPLEKIRVSLADARPELLFNQLTGGSNTTVSTYTPFRVAAAAARGRLLEAAATELGSTVSQLTVKAGVVIGPNGARIGYGDLAVKAAASSDSKVAVSLKEPSAFTVIGTPQGRLDALEAVTGRKVFAMDLTGKDVPGVKPAMVCRPPTINGVPRSVLNRAEVEAMPGITDVAVVRTGVAVRGDTFGQCIDAVRALRVDWGPGTEEGASDDSVLAELRRAEIPLAVPKLDVLAKTVEGDFVFGFASNSALEPNCAVADVRNGRAEVWGSLKSPIAAQKAIEAAIGVPATVHVTQGGGSFGRKLFFDAALEAAEVSKAMGKPVKLMWHRTDDFRQGRTHPMSTSRVRATCALGKVLTYEQRHTSVGTDFSHGVGEAITALAAKLPVGNLTFSETIFELSQQTPYGFGAVTQLLSEVDRGFNTGSMRNIYSPNVRTAQELIVDRLAAEMGLDPYRFRRDFVKSGRAKAVLEKVAEVGDWGRSMPSGTAQGIALHPEYHGYVAVLLEIDCRPETVNRKVRNAYTGPRVTKAVCAVDVGLAVNPKGLEAQMMGGISDGIAMALTSSLHLRDGHFLEGSWDDYYYTRQWNTPPEFTCVVMPPTTGVPGGAGELAVAAGMAAAACAYGRATGSMPTRFPINHDAPLGFDPLPTVPPIPQSPTDGRSRAY from the coding sequence ATGAGTGGTGGCGGGCACCGGCGGAAGCCGACCAGCAGGCGGCGGTTCATCGGGTATCTGCTGGCCGGGCCGACCCTGGTCGCCGCGGCGCCGGCGGCGGTCGCCGCCACGGACCGGGCGAGCTCCGCGGCGGACTCCGGCGCCGGCTCCGGACTGCCGTCCACCCCCGAGCCGGCCGAGCTGTACGACCTCAACGACCTGCTGACCGACGCCGCCCTGCCCACGGCGAACCTGATCACCGTGGAGATCCACCAGGACGGCACCGCGTCCTTCGCGCTCCCCCGCGCCGAGGTCGGCCAGGGCATCACCACCTCCACCGCGATGATCATCGCCGAGGAGCTGGACCTGCCGCTGGAGAAGATCCGGGTGTCCCTCGCCGACGCCCGCCCCGAGCTGCTCTTCAACCAGCTCACCGGCGGGTCCAACACCACCGTCTCGACCTACACCCCGTTCCGGGTGGCGGCGGCAGCGGCGAGAGGGCGGCTGCTGGAGGCGGCGGCCACCGAGCTCGGCAGCACGGTCTCCCAGCTCACCGTCAAGGCCGGGGTGGTGATCGGCCCGAACGGGGCCCGCATCGGCTACGGCGACCTGGCGGTGAAGGCCGCCGCGTCGAGCGACAGCAAGGTCGCCGTCTCGCTCAAGGAGCCCTCGGCCTTCACGGTGATCGGGACTCCGCAGGGCCGCCTCGACGCACTGGAGGCGGTGACCGGGCGCAAGGTCTTCGCCATGGACCTCACCGGCAAGGACGTCCCCGGCGTCAAGCCGGCCATGGTCTGCCGCCCGCCGACGATCAACGGCGTGCCGCGCTCGGTGCTCAACCGGGCCGAGGTCGAGGCGATGCCCGGGATCACCGACGTGGCCGTGGTCAGGACCGGGGTCGCCGTGCGCGGGGACACCTTCGGGCAGTGCATCGACGCGGTGCGGGCGCTGCGCGTCGACTGGGGACCGGGGACCGAGGAGGGGGCGAGCGACGACTCCGTCCTCGCGGAGCTGCGGCGCGCCGAGATACCGCTCGCGGTACCGAAGTTGGACGTGCTGGCGAAGACGGTCGAGGGCGACTTCGTCTTCGGCTTCGCCAGCAACAGCGCGCTGGAGCCGAACTGCGCGGTGGCCGACGTCCGGAACGGGCGTGCCGAGGTGTGGGGCTCGCTGAAGTCGCCGATCGCCGCGCAGAAGGCGATCGAGGCGGCGATCGGCGTCCCGGCGACGGTCCATGTCACCCAGGGCGGCGGGTCGTTCGGCCGGAAGCTCTTCTTCGACGCGGCGCTGGAGGCGGCCGAGGTGTCGAAGGCGATGGGCAAGCCGGTCAAGCTGATGTGGCACCGGACCGACGACTTCCGGCAGGGCCGCACCCACCCGATGAGCACCTCCCGGGTCCGCGCCACCTGCGCGCTGGGCAAGGTGCTCACCTACGAGCAGCGGCACACCAGCGTCGGCACCGACTTCTCGCACGGCGTCGGCGAGGCGATCACCGCGCTGGCGGCGAAGCTGCCGGTGGGGAACCTGACCTTCTCGGAGACCATCTTCGAGCTCAGCCAGCAGACCCCGTACGGCTTCGGGGCGGTCACCCAGCTACTCAGCGAGGTCGACCGGGGCTTCAACACCGGCAGCATGCGCAACATCTACTCGCCGAACGTCCGCACCGCGCAGGAGCTGATCGTCGATCGGCTGGCCGCGGAGATGGGTCTGGACCCGTACCGCTTCCGGCGGGACTTCGTGAAGTCCGGGCGGGCGAAGGCGGTGCTGGAGAAGGTCGCCGAGGTGGGCGACTGGGGGCGGTCGATGCCGAGCGGCACCGCCCAGGGCATCGCGCTCCACCCGGAGTACCACGGGTACGTGGCCGTCCTGCTGGAGATCGACTGCCGGCCGGAGACGGTGAACCGCAAGGTCCGCAACGCGTACACCGGACCGCGGGTCACCAAGGCGGTCTGCGCGGTGGACGTCGGCCTCGCGGTCAACCCGAAGGGGCTGGAGGCGCAGATGATGGGCGGCATCTCGGACGGCATCGCGATGGCGCTGACCTCCTCGCTGCACCTCAGGGACGGCCACTTCCTGGAGGGCAGCTGGGACGACTACTACTACACCCGGCAGTGGAACACCCCGCCCGAGTTCACCTGCGTGGTCATGCCGCCGACCACCGGAGTGCCGGGCGGCGCCGGGGAGTTGGCGGTGGCCGCCGGGATGGCCGCGGCGGCCTGCGCGTACGGCCGGGCGACCGGCAGCATGCCGACCCGCTTCCCGATCAACCACGACGCGCCGCTGGGCTTCGACCCGCTGCCGACCGTCCCGCCGATCCCGCAGTCCCCCACCGACGGCCGCAGTCGCGCGTACTGA
- a CDS encoding (2Fe-2S)-binding protein has translation MPTHSFILNGRRVSVDTEDDVRLLWVVRDLLGVTGPKYGCGLGVCQACTSHLNGKAVNLCSIPVSDLSPDDEITTIEGLPATVGKDLHPMQQAWLDRDVAQCGYCQPGQIMAAVAKVREAGGALSDADYDEIRNICRCGTYHRIREAIAQGAAEM, from the coding sequence ATGCCCACCCACTCCTTCATCCTCAACGGCCGACGAGTCTCGGTCGACACCGAAGACGACGTGCGACTGCTCTGGGTCGTCCGCGACCTGCTGGGCGTGACCGGGCCGAAGTACGGCTGCGGCCTAGGCGTCTGCCAGGCCTGCACCAGCCATCTCAACGGCAAGGCCGTCAACCTGTGCTCGATACCGGTCTCGGACCTCTCCCCGGACGACGAGATCACCACCATCGAGGGGCTGCCGGCCACCGTCGGCAAGGACCTCCACCCGATGCAGCAGGCCTGGCTGGACCGGGACGTCGCGCAGTGCGGCTACTGCCAGCCGGGGCAGATCATGGCGGCGGTCGCCAAGGTCCGGGAGGCGGGCGGCGCGCTGTCGGACGCCGACTACGACGAGATCCGCAACATCTGCCGCTGCGGCACCTACCACCGCATCCGGGAGGCGATCGCGCAGGGCGCGGCCGAGATGTGA
- a CDS encoding amidase encodes MPADSEDLVYLSATEAMRLFAARELSPVELMEAVIDRTEKVEPRINAFTERLFDEALEQAREAERVYGGTAGREPRPLEGVPLALKEKHGIAGRSLTEGSLANEGNVAAENSPLTDRVLASGAIVHARTTTPEFSIAGFTWTRKWGVTRNPWHLESSPGGSSGGSGASLAAGTSLLASGSDIGGSTRIPAAYNGVVGFKAPYGRIPGNPPLAADFYRGDGPLARTVDDCVAFANVLIGPDPRDHTSLRPSIQLPTAYEPAAGMRIALCVGLGDYEVDAEMEANTRAAAQALADAGAVVEEIELPWRRADVGRAVASHFANMFARTVEDATEGKRELLSPYTQLFLEQMEKVRAGMHFFDGVRIEAALQRQLAEAMAPFDALLCPTTRVPAIPAKPEITSDESLDVALTSPFNINNRCPVLAVPSGHAASGIPTGVQIVGHTYDDATVFRVGKALETTRPWAYGPDHRPTL; translated from the coding sequence ATGCCCGCCGATTCCGAGGACCTCGTCTACCTCTCCGCCACCGAGGCCATGCGGCTCTTCGCCGCCCGTGAGCTGTCGCCCGTGGAGCTGATGGAGGCGGTGATCGACCGTACCGAGAAGGTCGAGCCGCGGATCAACGCCTTCACCGAGCGGCTCTTCGACGAGGCGCTGGAACAGGCGAGGGAGGCCGAGCGGGTCTACGGCGGCACGGCCGGACGGGAGCCCCGGCCCCTGGAGGGCGTCCCGCTCGCGCTGAAGGAGAAGCACGGCATCGCCGGCCGCTCCCTCACCGAGGGCTCGCTGGCCAACGAGGGGAACGTGGCCGCCGAGAACTCCCCGCTGACCGACCGGGTGCTGGCCTCCGGTGCGATCGTCCACGCCCGCACCACCACCCCCGAGTTCTCCATCGCCGGCTTCACTTGGACCCGCAAGTGGGGCGTCACCCGCAACCCCTGGCACCTGGAGTCCTCGCCCGGCGGCTCCTCGGGCGGCTCGGGCGCCTCGCTCGCGGCCGGCACCTCGCTCCTCGCCTCCGGCTCGGACATCGGCGGCTCCACGCGGATCCCGGCCGCGTACAACGGCGTCGTCGGCTTCAAGGCGCCGTACGGAAGGATCCCCGGGAACCCGCCGCTGGCCGCCGACTTCTACCGCGGGGACGGGCCGCTGGCCCGCACGGTCGACGACTGCGTCGCCTTCGCCAACGTACTGATCGGGCCGGACCCGCGGGACCACACCTCCCTGCGGCCGAGCATCCAGCTGCCGACCGCGTACGAGCCGGCGGCGGGGATGCGGATCGCGCTGTGCGTGGGCCTCGGCGACTACGAGGTGGACGCCGAGATGGAGGCCAACACGCGGGCCGCGGCGCAGGCGCTGGCGGACGCCGGGGCGGTGGTCGAGGAGATCGAGCTGCCCTGGCGGCGGGCGGACGTCGGTCGGGCGGTGGCCTCGCACTTCGCGAACATGTTCGCGCGGACGGTGGAGGACGCCACCGAGGGCAAGCGGGAGCTGCTCTCCCCGTACACCCAGCTGTTCCTGGAGCAGATGGAGAAGGTCAGGGCCGGCATGCACTTCTTCGACGGGGTGCGGATCGAGGCCGCGCTGCAGCGCCAACTCGCCGAGGCGATGGCCCCGTTCGACGCGCTGCTGTGCCCGACCACGCGGGTCCCGGCGATTCCGGCGAAGCCGGAGATCACCTCCGACGAGTCCCTGGACGTGGCCCTGACCTCGCCGTTCAACATCAACAACCGCTGCCCGGTGCTGGCGGTGCCCTCCGGCCACGCGGCCTCCGGCATCCCCACCGGCGTCCAGATCGTCGGCCACACCTACGACGACGCGACGGTCTTCCGCGTCGGCAAGGCGCTGGAGACGACGCGGCCTTGGGCCTACGGCCCGGACCACCGGCCGACCCTCTGA